In the Corynebacterium suedekumii genome, one interval contains:
- the rplI gene encoding 50S ribosomal protein L9 yields MKLILTAAVENLGVAGDIVEVKNGYGRNYLLPRGLAIVATRGAEKQIEGIQRAQEARAIRDLDHAREVREQLEGLTGVSVAVRTSDSGKLFGSVKADDIADAVKKAGGPTLDKRNIELPKGLVKKTGNYQVQVKLHDDVTGKINFEVVAA; encoded by the coding sequence ATGAAGCTGATCCTCACCGCTGCCGTTGAGAACCTCGGAGTCGCAGGCGACATCGTCGAGGTCAAGAACGGCTACGGACGCAACTACCTGCTTCCCCGCGGACTGGCCATCGTGGCCACCCGCGGTGCCGAGAAGCAGATCGAGGGCATCCAGCGTGCCCAGGAGGCTCGCGCCATCCGCGACCTCGATCACGCCCGCGAGGTCCGCGAGCAGCTGGAGGGCCTCACCGGCGTCTCCGTCGCTGTCCGCACCTCCGACAGCGGCAAGCTCTTCGGCTCCGTGAAGGCAGACGACATCGCCGACGCCGTCAAGAAGGCAGGCGGCCCGACCCTGGACAAGCGCAACATCGAGCTTCCCAAGGGACTGGTCAAGAAGACCGGTAACTACCAGGTTCAGGTCAAGCTGCACGACGACGTGACCGGCAAGATCAACTTTGAGGTCGTCGCCGCGTAA
- a CDS encoding glycosyltransferase family 87 protein translates to MSTPVPTPSRVRRSRVSPAHTEPVARGFLGFLGGPVGYFAAVGRQRWWTPLRTLIFTALIFLSFGYLSKANCLGAAVAEDGTVSLDWSGNRQYTSACYNDIAPLFDGRGLSQGGFPYAWSWTEGDLTRYMEYPVLAGLFQGAMAWVSRLTYPLVDVLPLPVAPAAWYFAVTALVMSALWVLTIRLVVDLAGNRVWDVVLVAASPLVIVHAFTNWDIPSIAATAAALSAVRHGRPGWAGVLIGIGTAVKLWPLFILGAYLILAVRSSRWRPFLLMLATTVATWLAVNLPVMLAYPAAWGEFLRLNRERSWEWTTIYAMLARGTGWSGFDGDGVPVILNAVTFALFAVLCLAIFVLGVRVTRRPRVAELVFLILVAFLVVNKVWSPQYSLWLLVPAVLALPRWRLLLTWMLLDAAVWPLLMWYMLGAENKGIPHELLDAALLTRLLLLTVMVVLVIRQMLGREADPVADAHHGRDPLALSAADDGRMRA, encoded by the coding sequence CGGCCGCCAGCGGTGGTGGACGCCACTGCGCACCCTCATATTCACCGCCCTGATCTTCCTGTCCTTCGGCTACCTGTCCAAGGCGAACTGCCTCGGTGCGGCGGTCGCCGAGGACGGCACGGTCAGCCTCGACTGGTCGGGCAACCGCCAGTACACCTCCGCCTGTTACAACGACATCGCCCCGCTCTTCGACGGCCGCGGCCTCAGCCAGGGCGGATTCCCCTACGCCTGGTCCTGGACGGAGGGTGATCTCACCCGGTACATGGAGTACCCCGTCCTCGCCGGGTTGTTCCAGGGCGCCATGGCGTGGGTCTCCCGCCTCACCTACCCGCTGGTTGACGTCCTGCCCCTCCCCGTCGCGCCCGCCGCCTGGTACTTCGCGGTCACCGCGCTGGTCATGTCGGCGCTGTGGGTGCTCACCATCCGGCTCGTCGTGGACCTGGCCGGCAACCGGGTGTGGGACGTCGTCCTCGTCGCCGCGTCCCCGCTGGTCATCGTGCACGCCTTCACCAACTGGGACATCCCGTCCATCGCCGCCACGGCCGCCGCCCTCTCCGCGGTGCGCCACGGCCGTCCCGGCTGGGCCGGTGTGCTCATCGGGATCGGCACCGCCGTCAAACTGTGGCCGCTGTTCATTCTCGGTGCCTACCTCATCCTCGCCGTCCGCAGCTCCCGGTGGCGGCCGTTCCTGCTCATGCTCGCCACCACGGTGGCCACCTGGCTGGCCGTCAACCTGCCGGTCATGCTCGCGTACCCCGCCGCCTGGGGTGAGTTCCTGCGCCTCAACCGGGAACGCAGCTGGGAATGGACCACCATCTACGCGATGCTCGCCCGTGGCACCGGCTGGTCGGGCTTCGACGGCGACGGTGTACCCGTCATCCTCAACGCCGTCACCTTCGCGCTGTTCGCGGTCCTGTGCCTGGCGATCTTCGTCCTGGGTGTCCGCGTCACCCGCCGCCCCCGCGTCGCCGAGCTGGTCTTCCTCATCCTCGTGGCCTTCCTCGTGGTGAACAAGGTGTGGTCCCCGCAGTACTCGCTGTGGCTGCTCGTCCCGGCGGTGCTCGCCCTCCCCCGCTGGCGGCTCCTGCTCACCTGGATGCTTCTCGACGCCGCCGTGTGGCCCCTGCTCATGTGGTACATGCTGGGCGCCGAGAACAAGGGCATCCCCCACGAGCTTCTCGACGCCGCCCTGCTCACCCGCCTGCTCCTCCTCACCGTCATGGTGGTCCTGGTGATCCGGCAGATGCTCGGCCGGGAGGCCGACCCGGTCGCCGACGCCCACCACGGGCGCGACCCGCTGGCCCTCTCGGCCGCGGATGATGGGAGGATGAGGGCATGA
- the rpsF gene encoding 30S ribosomal protein S6, with the protein MRHYEIMIILDPSQDERTVAPSLDKFLEIVRKDNGKVAKVDVWGKRRLAYPINKKEEGVYAVVDLECESATVLELDRVLNLNDDVMRTKVLRNDA; encoded by the coding sequence GTGCGTCACTACGAAATCATGATCATTCTGGATCCTAGCCAGGATGAGCGCACCGTTGCCCCGTCCCTGGACAAGTTCCTCGAGATCGTCCGCAAGGACAACGGCAAGGTAGCCAAGGTTGATGTGTGGGGCAAGCGTCGTCTTGCCTACCCGATCAACAAGAAGGAAGAGGGCGTCTACGCCGTCGTCGACCTCGAGTGCGAGTCCGCAACCGTGCTCGAACTCGACCGCGTTCTCAACCTGAACGACGACGTCATGCGCACCAAGGTGCTGCGCAACGACGCCTAA
- a CDS encoding single-stranded DNA-binding protein: MAQGDTNITVVGNAVNDPELRFTPSGAAVANFRIASTPRKFNSQTNQWEDGEALFLTCNVWRQAAENVAETISKGMRIIVTGRLRQRSFQTKEGENRTVYEIEVDEVGPSLKYASAQVNRNPREGGGNFGGGQNQNQGQPQSQPQGGFGGGQGNQGGFGGNQNQPQRNQSNQGNQMPNNDPWGSAPPAGGFGGAADDEPPF, encoded by the coding sequence ATGGCACAGGGAGACACGAACATCACGGTCGTCGGCAACGCCGTCAACGACCCGGAGCTCCGCTTCACCCCCTCGGGTGCGGCGGTGGCCAACTTCCGTATCGCCTCCACCCCCCGCAAGTTCAACTCCCAGACGAACCAGTGGGAGGACGGCGAAGCCCTGTTCCTCACCTGCAACGTGTGGCGCCAGGCCGCGGAGAACGTCGCCGAGACGATCTCCAAGGGCATGCGCATCATCGTGACCGGCCGCCTTCGTCAGCGCTCCTTCCAGACGAAGGAAGGCGAGAACCGCACCGTGTACGAGATCGAGGTCGACGAGGTCGGCCCCTCCCTCAAGTACGCGTCCGCCCAGGTCAACCGCAACCCTCGTGAGGGTGGCGGCAACTTCGGCGGCGGCCAGAACCAGAATCAGGGTCAGCCCCAGAGCCAGCCGCAGGGCGGGTTCGGCGGTGGCCAGGGTAACCAGGGCGGTTTCGGTGGAAACCAGAACCAGCCCCAGCGGAACCAGAGCAACCAGGGCAACCAGATGCCGAACAACGACCCGTGGGGTTCCGCCCCGCCGGCCGGTGGTTTCGGTGGTGCGGCCGACGACGAGCCTCCGTTCTGA